One genomic region from bacterium encodes:
- a CDS encoding glycerol-3-phosphate dehydrogenase C-terminal domain-containing protein, with the protein VRPTLYHRGEYEDDLSREHAIFDHEARDRLPGFLSIAGGKLASYRLMAQEAVDLICHKLGRIAPCRTHQVPLPGGERTVDPEALAKEFRVPLFAVNRLVYRHGARAVRILEQARERPTMGNLICQCEPVLECELRYAVRHEWARTLGDLRRRTRFSIGPCEGTRCFMMGAQILGEELGWSAKETFEQLKAFMAKSWKGRAPVLDGVSLQQEELCAATYYNVGCLNGS; encoded by the coding sequence GTCCGGCCGACCCTCTACCACCGCGGCGAGTACGAGGACGACTTGAGCCGGGAGCACGCGATCTTCGACCACGAAGCCCGCGACCGCTTGCCCGGCTTCCTTTCGATCGCCGGCGGCAAGCTCGCCAGCTATCGCCTGATGGCGCAGGAAGCCGTCGACTTGATCTGCCACAAGCTCGGCCGGATCGCGCCTTGCCGGACCCACCAGGTGCCCTTGCCCGGCGGCGAGCGCACCGTCGATCCCGAGGCTTTGGCCAAGGAGTTTCGGGTTCCACTTTTCGCGGTGAACCGCCTGGTCTACCGCCATGGCGCCCGAGCCGTCCGGATCTTGGAGCAGGCTCGGGAGCGGCCGACGATGGGCAACTTGATCTGCCAATGCGAGCCGGTGTTGGAATGCGAGCTGCGTTACGCGGTCCGCCACGAATGGGCCCGGACCTTGGGCGACCTGCGGCGGCGAACCCGCTTCTCGATAGGTCCCTGCGAAGGCACCCGCTGCTTCATGATGGGGGCCCAGATCCTGGGCGAGGAATTGGGCTGGAGCGCCAAAGAAACCTTCGAGCAGCTCAAGGCCTTCATGGCCAAGAGCTGGAAGGGAAGGGCGCCGGTCCTCGACGGCGTTTCGCTGCAGCAGGAAGAGCTCTGCGCCGCGACCTACTACAACGTGGGGTGTTTAAATGGGTCGTAG
- a CDS encoding FAD-binding protein: MLGGGLAAYAAALELRESGLQVTIVARAPGASALNSGAWDLAATSRSSTEDWAEWPEAKVALREILRSREEHPYSVIGRGLGLDESSDFIHQALERAARTLPLEMSSSDSGAMAMVNDLGTVKPSAWVQSSMREADLRSWRRAKALVVGFEGFPKFRGEFIRRSLLEQQEKQPFSHLEFAGSLEMAVPGVSGRASLTAVEIAEALDREENFVAFGQELVGYLEGKVYDRILLPPLLGLENTRHIVEALGKITKLKVAETLATPMSVPGLRLHRAIERFFDHESFEKIEAEAVGFDAEGRKLKALYLHSEEQRHRLRASAFVLAGGKYLGGGIKRRRQWREPLFGLPIWLEGKLLKHQSMPQVTRRDPAISQPFLTAGLRINSFAQPLDGDGQIAYDNLFAAGAILTGFNPAQEHCAAGVSIATGAVAGRHASALS; the protein is encoded by the coding sequence ATCCTCGGCGGTGGGCTCGCCGCCTATGCCGCGGCCCTCGAGCTGCGCGAGTCCGGCCTTCAAGTGACCATCGTGGCCCGGGCCCCCGGCGCCAGCGCGCTCAATTCCGGGGCCTGGGACTTGGCCGCGACCTCCCGGAGTTCGACCGAGGATTGGGCCGAGTGGCCGGAGGCCAAGGTGGCGCTGCGCGAAATTCTCCGCAGCCGGGAAGAGCATCCTTATTCGGTGATCGGCCGCGGCTTGGGGCTGGACGAATCCAGCGACTTCATCCACCAGGCGCTGGAGCGGGCCGCCCGAACCCTTCCCTTGGAGATGTCGAGCTCCGACTCCGGAGCGATGGCCATGGTCAACGACCTCGGCACGGTCAAGCCCAGCGCCTGGGTTCAATCCTCGATGCGCGAAGCCGATCTGCGGAGCTGGCGCCGGGCCAAGGCCCTGGTCGTCGGTTTCGAAGGTTTTCCGAAGTTTCGCGGCGAATTCATCCGGCGCTCGCTGCTCGAGCAGCAGGAGAAGCAGCCTTTCAGCCACCTCGAGTTCGCCGGCAGCCTCGAGATGGCGGTGCCCGGCGTCAGCGGCCGAGCTTCGCTCACCGCGGTCGAGATCGCCGAGGCTCTGGACCGGGAGGAAAATTTCGTCGCTTTCGGCCAAGAGCTGGTCGGCTACCTCGAGGGCAAGGTCTACGACCGAATCCTGCTGCCGCCGCTGCTGGGCCTGGAGAACACCCGGCACATCGTCGAAGCCCTGGGCAAAATCACCAAGCTCAAGGTGGCCGAGACTTTGGCGACGCCGATGAGCGTGCCCGGCCTTCGTCTCCACCGCGCCATCGAGCGCTTCTTCGATCATGAGTCTTTCGAGAAGATCGAGGCCGAGGCGGTCGGCTTCGATGCCGAGGGCCGCAAGCTCAAAGCTCTCTACCTGCACAGCGAGGAGCAGCGCCATCGGCTCCGGGCCTCGGCCTTCGTCCTGGCCGGCGGGAAGTATTTGGGCGGCGGCATCAAGCGCCGCCGGCAGTGGCGCGAGCCGCTCTTCGGCCTGCCGATTTGGCTGGAGGGAAAGCTGCTGAAGCATCAGTCCATGCCCCAGGTCACCCGCCGCGATCCGGCGATCTCCCAGCCCTTCCTGACCGCCGGCCTGCGGATCAACTCCTTCGCCCAACCGCTCGATGGCGACGGTCAAATCGCCTACGACAACCTCTTCGCGGCCGGCGCCATCCTGACCGGCTTCAATCCGGCCCAAGAGCACTGCGCCGCCGGCGTCTCGATCGCGACCGGCGCCGTGGCCGGCCGCCATGCTTCGGCGCTTTCGTAG
- a CDS encoding DUF4013 domain-containing protein, which produces MENANPPPPPPSGGIQFIQAFRFLFDQPNALINILLAAVMQIIPIVGGIVLMGWYCEIIQRLIKRHPSPIPKLDFGDFVYWLGRGVVPFLVVFLLTLPLTLVIMVVVFAGMFGGGILMASLQRSGAEPSPLFLFGGIGLMALIILAIILPMNVLLMSALLRAELTEDFGKALQLGKIWNFACRTWKDFVVVYIVVTPVFLVMMFAGMLFLFVGMYLVIVMLNFTYLHLRWQIYERYLRSGGEPIPLQTKSGPIPSETPKAAPPLPTPAPQG; this is translated from the coding sequence TTGGAAAACGCCAATCCGCCACCACCCCCACCGAGCGGCGGCATTCAGTTCATCCAGGCCTTCCGCTTCCTCTTCGACCAGCCCAATGCCCTGATCAACATCTTGCTGGCGGCGGTCATGCAGATCATCCCGATCGTCGGCGGCATCGTCCTGATGGGCTGGTACTGCGAGATCATCCAACGCCTGATCAAGCGCCATCCCTCGCCGATCCCCAAGCTCGACTTCGGCGACTTCGTCTATTGGCTGGGCCGGGGCGTGGTGCCCTTCCTGGTGGTCTTTCTGCTGACCCTGCCCCTGACGCTGGTCATCATGGTCGTTGTCTTCGCCGGCATGTTCGGCGGCGGGATCTTGATGGCCAGCCTCCAGCGCAGCGGGGCCGAGCCCTCCCCGCTTTTCCTCTTCGGCGGCATCGGTTTGATGGCCTTGATAATCCTCGCGATCATCTTGCCGATGAACGTCCTCCTGATGTCGGCCTTGCTGCGGGCCGAGCTCACCGAGGATTTCGGCAAGGCCTTGCAGCTGGGCAAGATCTGGAATTTCGCATGCCGGACTTGGAAGGATTTCGTCGTCGTCTACATCGTCGTCACGCCGGTCTTCCTGGTGATGATGTTCGCCGGCATGCTCTTCCTCTTCGTCGGCATGTACTTGGTCATCGTCATGCTCAACTTCACCTATCTTCATTTGCGCTGGCAAATTTACGAGCGGTACTTGCGGAGCGGCGGCGAGCCGATTCCGCTCCAGACCAAGAGCGGACCGATTCCCTCGGAAACCCCGAAGGCGGCGCCGCCCCTGCCCACGCCCGCACCCCAAGGGTAG
- a CDS encoding RlmE family RNA methyltransferase encodes MAKYEHQDRYYRKAKELGLPSRASFKIEEMIAKHKLVKAGDWVLDLGAAPGGWSVILAKAVGAKGRILAIDLEPLAKRAGGIIEFLQADIYGSEAEAWLAEKLGERRVDAICSDMSPKLTGIPFKDAYLSHELVQKAAALAGRWLKPGGNFVAKQFPGAEFAADVKKLRQSFKALKVFEPESSRKTSKEVYILGLGFRAESS; translated from the coding sequence ATGGCGAAATATGAACATCAAGACCGCTACTACCGCAAGGCCAAAGAGCTGGGCCTGCCCTCGCGGGCCAGCTTCAAGATCGAGGAGATGATCGCCAAACACAAGCTGGTGAAGGCCGGCGATTGGGTCCTCGACCTCGGCGCCGCGCCCGGCGGTTGGAGCGTCATCCTGGCCAAGGCGGTCGGCGCCAAGGGCCGAATCCTGGCCATCGACCTCGAGCCGCTGGCCAAGCGGGCCGGCGGGATCATCGAATTCCTCCAAGCCGACATCTATGGTTCGGAGGCCGAGGCCTGGCTGGCCGAGAAGCTCGGCGAGCGCCGGGTCGACGCCATCTGCTCCGACATGTCGCCCAAGCTCACCGGCATCCCCTTCAAAGACGCCTACCTTTCCCACGAGCTGGTCCAAAAGGCCGCCGCCTTGGCCGGGCGCTGGCTCAAGCCCGGCGGCAACTTCGTCGCCAAGCAATTCCCCGGCGCCGAGTTCGCCGCCGACGTAAAAAAGCTGCGCCAGAGCTTCAAAGCACTCAAGGTCTTCGAGCCCGAATCTTCGCGGAAGACCTCCAAGGAGGTTTATATCTTGGGGTTGGGCTTTCGAGCCGAGTCATCCTGA
- a CDS encoding thioredoxin family protein, whose product MVLLKSTEIALGSPAPDFSLPSVEGKVYSLKDFDDAKGLVVMFICNHCPYVVAVEDRILALAREYQPQGISFVGICSNDPTDYPEDAPAKLKERWQKKNYGFPYLIDESQEVAKAYDAVCTPDLYVFDGGRRLFYHGRIDDHWQESDKVQQRELAAALDLLLKGEAPPAKQQPSMGCSIKWKK is encoded by the coding sequence ATGGTCTTGCTCAAATCCACCGAGATCGCGCTGGGCAGCCCGGCGCCCGATTTTTCCCTGCCTTCGGTCGAAGGTAAAGTCTATTCCCTGAAAGATTTCGACGACGCCAAGGGCTTGGTAGTGATGTTCATCTGCAACCATTGTCCCTACGTCGTCGCGGTCGAAGATCGAATCCTCGCCCTGGCCCGCGAATATCAGCCCCAGGGCATCTCCTTCGTCGGAATTTGCTCCAACGATCCCACCGATTATCCCGAAGACGCGCCGGCCAAACTGAAGGAGCGCTGGCAAAAGAAGAATTACGGCTTCCCCTATCTCATCGACGAGAGCCAGGAGGTCGCCAAGGCCTATGACGCTGTCTGCACGCCGGATCTCTACGTCTTCGATGGCGGCCGGCGGCTCTTCTATCATGGCCGGATCGACGACCATTGGCAGGAGTCTGACAAAGTCCAGCAGCGCGAGCTGGCGGCGGCCCTCGATCTCTTGCTAAAGGGCGAGGCCCCGCCCGCCAAGCAACAGCCCTCGATGGGTTGTTCGATCAAGTGGAAGAAGTAA
- the coxB gene encoding cytochrome c oxidase subunit II gives MEPINYGYGLPPDYSTHGAQIDNLIYVLHGFMIFLFVAWGIFLLYCLIRYRKREGHKASYESNKSKLPKYAEVAVVLVEVFMLVGLSFPVWSKYKTGFPAEKDALLTRVQGQQFVWNIQYAGEDGKLGKIDPKLMSDSNPMGVDAKDPAAWDDVVAVNQFHLPVNHPVISHITAKDVIHSFGVPILRLKQDAVPGMEVPIWFQATKTGTFDIVCSQLCGVGHSLMKGTITVDSPEDFKKWLAEQSRDFKPKAAAEETAKDAKKGEV, from the coding sequence ATGGAACCAATCAACTATGGTTACGGGTTGCCCCCGGACTATTCGACCCACGGGGCTCAGATCGACAACCTGATCTACGTGCTTCACGGGTTCATGATTTTCCTCTTCGTGGCCTGGGGAATTTTTCTCCTCTATTGCCTCATCCGATACCGCAAGCGCGAAGGCCACAAAGCCAGTTACGAGTCCAACAAGAGCAAGCTGCCGAAGTACGCCGAAGTCGCCGTCGTCCTGGTCGAGGTCTTCATGCTGGTCGGCCTCTCCTTCCCGGTCTGGTCGAAGTACAAGACCGGCTTTCCGGCCGAGAAGGACGCGCTCTTGACCCGGGTTCAGGGCCAACAGTTCGTCTGGAACATTCAATACGCCGGCGAGGACGGCAAGCTCGGCAAGATCGATCCCAAGCTGATGAGCGACAGCAATCCGATGGGCGTCGACGCCAAGGACCCGGCGGCTTGGGATGACGTGGTCGCGGTCAACCAGTTCCACCTCCCGGTCAACCATCCGGTGATCAGCCACATCACCGCCAAGGACGTCATTCACAGCTTCGGCGTGCCGATTTTGCGGCTCAAGCAGGACGCGGTCCCCGGCATGGAAGTGCCGATTTGGTTCCAAGCCACCAAGACCGGAACCTTCGACATCGTCTGCTCCCAGCTTTGCGGCGTCGGTCATAGCCTGATGAAGGGCACCATCACCGTCGATTCGCCGGAGGACTTCAAGAAGTGGCTGGCCGAGCAATCGCGAGATTTCAAGCCCAAGGCCGCCGCTGAGGAAACCGCCAAGGACGCCAAAAAGGGCGAGGTTTAA
- a CDS encoding cbb3-type cytochrome c oxidase subunit I, protein MEQKRHIDHTAVAGHEADHHHAHPELNFIQKYIFSVDHKVIGIQYTVTALCFLFFGFCLMMLMRWQLAYPGEPLPLIGNLLGEGMPGGVMLPEFYNSLGAMHGTIMIFLGVVPLAVGGFGNYLVPLQVGAPDMAFPKLNAASYWVYFVGGVVMLASFFMPGGAANSGWTSYPPLSVIATEGQTWWLVGMIFLITSSLLGSVNILVTIIHLRAKGLTFFRLPFLVWAQFVTSFLLLLAFPPLEAAGVLQLMDRVAGTSFFLPTGLSVSNQPLAVAGEGNPLLWQHLFWFLAHPEVYVLILPAIGIVTEVIVNNTRKPLYGYKTIIYAALFLGFMSFLVWAHHMFMTGMGVTMSNFFQITTMIISVPSVVVLTVLILTLWGGSIRFTLPMHFALAFLPMFAIGGLTGLPLGLTASDIYLHDTYYVIGHFHYVVAPGTLFALFAGIYYWYPKATGKMMSRFWGKAHFWLSFLAINGVFFPMLIQGVAGLNRRLYDPTFYANGLAIQNLNVIISISAWCLGAAQLIFILNFFLSLKWGKKAGDNPWQSTTLEWATPTPPPHGNFLQEPVVYRGPYEYSVPGESEDFSPQHVPGKA, encoded by the coding sequence ATGGAACAAAAACGTCATATCGATCACACCGCCGTCGCCGGCCACGAGGCCGACCATCACCACGCCCATCCCGAGCTGAACTTCATCCAGAAGTACATCTTCTCGGTCGACCACAAGGTCATCGGCATCCAATACACCGTCACCGCGCTTTGCTTCCTCTTCTTCGGTTTCTGCTTGATGATGCTGATGCGCTGGCAACTGGCCTATCCCGGCGAGCCGCTGCCCTTGATCGGCAACTTGCTCGGCGAAGGCATGCCCGGCGGCGTCATGCTGCCCGAGTTCTACAACTCGCTCGGCGCGATGCACGGCACCATCATGATCTTCTTGGGCGTCGTCCCGCTGGCGGTCGGCGGCTTCGGCAACTATTTGGTCCCGCTCCAGGTCGGCGCGCCCGACATGGCCTTCCCTAAATTAAACGCCGCCAGCTACTGGGTTTACTTCGTCGGCGGCGTCGTGATGCTGGCGAGCTTCTTCATGCCCGGCGGCGCGGCCAACTCCGGCTGGACCAGCTATCCGCCGCTCTCGGTCATCGCGACCGAGGGCCAGACTTGGTGGTTGGTCGGCATGATCTTCCTGATCACCTCCTCGCTGCTCGGCTCGGTCAACATCTTGGTCACCATCATCCATCTCCGGGCCAAGGGCCTGACTTTCTTCCGGCTGCCCTTTTTGGTTTGGGCCCAGTTCGTCACCTCGTTCCTCTTGCTGCTGGCCTTCCCGCCGCTCGAGGCCGCGGGCGTCCTCCAGCTGATGGACCGGGTCGCCGGAACAAGCTTCTTCCTGCCGACCGGCCTCTCGGTCAGCAACCAGCCGCTGGCGGTGGCCGGCGAGGGCAATCCCTTGCTTTGGCAGCATCTCTTCTGGTTCCTGGCCCACCCCGAGGTTTACGTCTTGATCCTGCCGGCGATCGGCATCGTGACCGAGGTCATCGTCAACAACACCCGGAAGCCGCTCTACGGCTACAAGACGATCATCTACGCGGCGCTCTTCCTCGGCTTCATGTCCTTCCTGGTCTGGGCCCACCACATGTTCATGACCGGCATGGGCGTGACGATGAGCAATTTCTTCCAGATCACGACCATGATCATCTCGGTGCCCTCGGTCGTCGTCTTGACGGTCTTGATCCTGACGCTGTGGGGCGGCTCGATCCGCTTCACCCTGCCGATGCACTTCGCGCTGGCCTTTTTGCCGATGTTCGCGATCGGCGGCTTGACCGGCCTGCCGCTCGGCTTGACCGCCTCCGACATCTACCTGCACGACACCTATTACGTCATTGGGCACTTCCACTACGTGGTGGCGCCCGGGACGCTCTTCGCGCTCTTCGCCGGCATCTACTATTGGTATCCCAAGGCCACCGGCAAGATGATGAGCCGCTTCTGGGGCAAGGCCCACTTCTGGCTCTCCTTTCTGGCCATCAACGGCGTCTTCTTCCCGATGTTGATTCAGGGCGTCGCCGGCTTGAACCGCCGGCTTTACGACCCGACCTTCTACGCCAACGGCCTGGCGATCCAGAACCTGAACGTGATCATCTCGATCTCGGCCTGGTGCCTCGGCGCCGCCCAGCTGATCTTCATCCTGAATTTCTTCCTGAGCCTGAAGTGGGGCAAGAAGGCCGGGGACAACCCCTGGCAGTCGACGACCTTGGAGTGGGCGACCCCGACTCCGCCGCCCCATGGCAACTTCCTGCAGGAGCCGGTGGTTTACCGCGGGCCCTACGAGTACAGCGTTCCCGGCGAGAGCGAGGATTTTTCGCCCCAGCACGTTCCGGGCAAAGCTTAA
- a CDS encoding cytochrome c oxidase subunit 3 codes for MSEGLIHYIETPHPVTGMTNSKLAIWLFLATEVMLFGGLFSAYILLRTGASHWPHGPELLNVPLATVNTMVLITSSVTMVMAWASLVMNKIGRFRGYMAVTIILALVFLVIKYFEYTAKFHHGHYPSSDNFYGIYFTLTGLHGLHILGGVLVNAYFLFTVGKGFKDNPKMFTGRVEAAGLYWHFVDLVWIFLFPALYLL; via the coding sequence ATGTCCGAAGGACTGATCCACTATATCGAGACTCCCCATCCGGTGACGGGGATGACCAACTCCAAGCTGGCGATCTGGCTTTTCCTCGCCACCGAGGTGATGCTCTTCGGCGGGCTCTTCTCGGCCTACATCCTGCTCCGCACCGGCGCGTCCCATTGGCCCCACGGTCCCGAGCTGCTCAACGTCCCGCTGGCCACGGTCAACACCATGGTGCTGATCACCTCCTCGGTGACGATGGTCATGGCCTGGGCATCCTTGGTGATGAACAAGATCGGCCGCTTCCGCGGATACATGGCGGTGACCATCATCCTGGCCCTCGTCTTCTTGGTCATCAAGTACTTCGAGTACACCGCCAAGTTCCACCACGGCCACTATCCCTCGAGCGACAACTTCTACGGCATTTACTTCACCTTGACCGGCCTTCACGGGCTCCACATCCTCGGCGGAGTCTTGGTCAACGCCTATTTCTTGTTCACCGTCGGCAAAGGCTTCAAGGACAATCCCAAGATGTTCACCGGCCGGGTCGAGGCCGCGGGCCTCTATTGGCACTTCGTCGACTTGGTTTGGATCTTTCTTTTCCCGGCTCTTTACCTTTTATAG
- a CDS encoding cytochrome C oxidase subunit IV family protein: MDHAHTEEMLKHIKIYIFVFLALAVLTLVTVWASHLQVSGTMHIIIAMAIATLKAGLVAAFFMHLISENKVLYSILAFTVVFFLVLIFITFFTDINMLRIIGVAAPVATGHH, from the coding sequence ATGGATCACGCCCATACCGAGGAAATGCTCAAGCATATCAAGATTTACATTTTCGTCTTCCTGGCCCTGGCCGTGCTGACCCTGGTGACCGTGTGGGCCTCCCATCTCCAGGTCAGCGGAACGATGCACATCATCATCGCGATGGCCATCGCGACGCTGAAGGCCGGCTTGGTTGCGGCCTTCTTCATGCATCTGATCTCCGAGAACAAGGTGCTCTATAGCATCCTGGCTTTCACGGTGGTATTCTTCCTGGTGCTGATCTTTATCACTTTTTTCACCGATATTAACATGCTCCGGATCATCGGAGTTGCGGCGCCGGTCGCCACCGGCCATCATTGA